A window of the Fusarium poae strain DAOMC 252244 chromosome 3, whole genome shotgun sequence genome harbors these coding sequences:
- a CDS encoding hypothetical protein (MEROPS:MER0000554~BUSCO:41286at5125), whose protein sequence is MSRRYDSRTTIFSPEGRLYQVEYALEAISHAGTAIGILAKDGIVLAAERKVTSKLLEQDTSAEKLYILNDNMICAVAGMTADANILINYARQAAQRYLLTYNEDIPCEQLVRRLCDLKQGYTQHGGLRPFGVSFIYAGWDPRRQFQLYLSNPSGNYGGWKATSAGANNASAQSLLKQDYKEDCTLHEACGMAVKVLSKTMDSTKLSSEKIEFATVGQTEDGKIYHRLWSADEITALLKEHDLAKNEETEEK, encoded by the exons ATGTCTCGCCGTTACGATTCCCGA ACAACCATCTTCTCACCAGAGGGCCGTCTTTACCAGGTCGAATATGCTTTAGAGGCTATTTCACATGCAGGTACCGCCATTGGTATTCTGGCCAAGGATGGCATCGTCCTCGCCGCTGAGCGAAAGGTCACCTCAAAGCTGTTGGAGCAGGACACTTCCGCTGAGAAGCTCTACATCTTGAACGA TAACATGATCTGCGCCGTCGCTGGAATGACCGCCGATGCCAACATCCTTATCAACTATGCCCGACAAGCCGCTCAGCGATACCTCCTCACTTACAACGAAGACATCCCCTGCGAACAACTCGTACGCCGGCTTTGTGACCTGAAGCAAGGCTACACCCAGCACGGCGGTCTACGTCCATTCGGTGTGTCCTTTATCTACGCTGGTTGGGATCCTCGAAGACAATTCCAGCTCTACCTTAGCAACCCGTCCGGCAACTACGGTGGTTGGAAGGCCACAAGTGCAGGTGCCAACAATGCAAGTGCACAGAGTCTTCTCAAGCAAGACTACAAGGAGGATTGCACTTTGCATGAGGCTTGTGGTATGGCAGTCAAGGTTCTCAGCAAGACGATGGACTCGACCAAGCTGAGCAGCGAGAAGA TTGAGTTTGCAACAGTAGGACAGACCGAGGACGGCAAGATCTACCACCGCCTGTGGAGTGCTGACGAGATCACGGCGTTGTTGAAGGAGCATGATCTGGCGAAGAACGAGGAGACAGAGGAAAAGTGA
- a CDS encoding hypothetical protein (BUSCO:8137at5125) has translation MSGEAEPRRSVRATKGQHTKSFDELEPATVPKKRQTKKTKKAKEQEQEQEEEQEQEQQQDQEDEEEDELIRCVCGATEQDEDSGEAWIACETCGAWQHNVCVGVSSFDDEIPEHYWCEQCRPDDHKELLDGIAKGEKPWEARRKAHEEESKKKKRGGRKGKGKRHSETKEEDKSKVKSSPAPDTSKDKKDAKAGKRKNREDSQDADGKSAKIRRVSENGIVPVPVSYTPPDDLATTIADLPGSRTGPAKALSKSIIHVLSSMLKHGDLQFEEEDTVESLSETFALQVERSVYDAYPVPKGQKEYNQQIKSLSFNLKNNPELCQGLIYKTLSPTILATMTSEQLASSEMQKQTAEMKAKAEKQSILYTSETGPRVRRTHKGEEVVDDETFVNDSAVPLPPGPRRPDPQHVKKEPATGDQPDLASHPQQSDDKQRSPSQAEFDIAKVFSSVKSPTVSQNRRPSALVTGANGPGVDPDVDRMLQDENESPPYSPTEETQDPDVVWRGSLAMSSIADFQATAKYIGGANFASVGPWSNLIPKRLTVAGRITEQAAIEYLCGLRYSKSTDIIVVSLTPVSPVAHAEFLALMKYFTDKKRYGVIGDKTIANVRDTYLVPVPPGEDNYPEFMLNLVDNKIPRVREEPMLLAVFVYHTEPEQLKQLRDGVTAQQDASGVGSPTPATHAQRSNSTASAGPAFSPATPQAPQGGFPPQSSPAQWQTATQTPVPIPQPPNYAKPQPPPVAPPKVTDAYKHQAQQAGIIAAQEMLGPWINAPTVQFILPQAYQMARKEWEVVRRVLECDPKARDDLQHLGILLERETSEKNGGAVAP, from the exons ATGTCTG GCGAAGCAGAACCTCGACGATCGGTACGCGCTACAAAAGGCCAACACACCAAATCATTCGACGAACTTGAGCCTGCGACTGTGCCCAAGAAGCGACAAACCAAGAAAACTAAGAAAGCAAAAGAGCAGGAGCAAGaacaggaggaggagcaagAACAGGAACAACAGCAGGAccaagaagacgaagaggaggatgagttGATCCGCTGTGTCTGCGGTGCCACAGAACAAGACGAAGACTCCGGCGAAGCCTGGATAGCCTGCGAGACCTGCGGCGCATGGCAACATAATGTGTGCGTGGGGGTGAGCTCATTCGACGACGAGATCCCTGAACATTATTGGTGTGAACAATGCAGACCAGATGACCACAAGGAGCTGCTCGATGGTATAGCCAAAGGAGAGAAGCCCTGGGAAGCCCGGCGCAAAGCACACGAGGAGGAgtccaagaagaaaaagcgcGGTGGACGTAAAGGAAAGGGCAAGCGGCACAGTGAGACTAAGGAAGAAGACAAGTCCAAGGTTAAGTCGTCTCCTGCACCAGACACATCGAAAGATAAGAAAGATGCaaaggctgggaagagaaagaacCGGGAGGATTCTCAGGATGCTGATGGCAAG TCAGCTAAGATTCGTCGTGTATCAGAAAACGGAATTGTACCGGTTCCCGTTTCGTATACACCACCGGATGATCTCGCCACCACCATCGCAGACTTACCGGGCTCTAGGACAGGACCTGCTAAAGCGCTGAGCAAATCTATAATTCATGTCCTGTCGTCGATGCTGAAACATGGCGATCTTCAGTTCGAGGAAGAGGACACAGTCGAGTCCCTGTCAGAGACTTTCGCTCTTCAGGTTGAGCGTAGCGTATATGATGCGTACCCCGTACCCAAGGGGCAGAAAGAGTACAACCAGCAAATCAAATCCTTGAGCTTCAACTTGAAGAACAACCCGGAGCTATGCCAAGGACTTATTTACAAAACTTTGTCTCCCACGATTTTGGCAACCATGACTTCAGAACAGCTTGCCTCATCAGAAATGCAGAAGCAGACCGCGGAAATgaaggccaaggctgagaAACAATCGATTCTCTATACCTCCGAAACAGGACCCCGTGTCCGAAGAACTCACAAGGGTGAGGAAGTTGTTGATGACGAAACGTTCGTCAATGACTCTGCTGTCCCTCTTCCGCCAGGGCCTCGTCGCCCAGACCCTCAGCATGTTAAGAAGGAGCCTGCAACAGGTGACCAACCTGACCTGGCCTCGCATCCACAGCAAAGCGATGATAAGCAACGATCACCAAGCCAAGCCGAATTTGATATCGCCAAGGTTTTCTCGAGCGTCAAATCTCCAACTGTGTCTCAGAACCGCAGGCCTTCGGCTCTGGTTACTGGAGCCAACGGTCCTGGTGTAGATCCTGATGTGGATCGCATGCTTCAAGACGAGAACGAGTCTCCCCCTTACTCACCTACAGAGGAGACCCAGGACCCTGACGTTGTGTGGCGTGGCTCGCTTGCTATGAGCTCGATTGCTGATTTCCAAGCAACAGCCAAGTATATCGGTGGCGCAAACTTTGCTTCAGTTGGGCCATGGTCAAATTTGATCCCTAAGAGGTTGACTGTGGCTGGCCGAATTACCGAGCAGGCTGCCATTGAGTATCTCTGTGGCCTTCGCTACAGCAAATCAACCGACATCATCGTTGTGTCCCTCACACCGGTGTCTCCAGTTGCGCATGCTGAATTCCTTGCTCTTATGAAGTATTTCACCGATAAGAAGCGTTATGGCGTCATAGGAGACAAAACTATAGCCAACGTTCGGGACACTTACCTGGTGCCAGTTCCGCCAGGAGAGGACAACTATCCTGAGTTTATGCTCAACTTAGTTGACAACAAGATTCCGCGGGTGCGTGAGGAGCCTATGTTGCTTGCCGTGTTTGTCTATCACACCGAACCCGAGCAACTTAAACAGCTCAGAGATGGAGTCACTGCCCAGCAAGATGCCAGCGGCGTAGGGTCACCAACCCCTGCCACTCACGCACAGAGGAGTAATTCTACAGCATCGGCCGGTCCTGCGTTCTCGCCAGCAACCCCCCAGGCACCTCAAGGAGGGTTTCCGCCGCAGTCATCCCCAGCTCAGTGGCAGACTGCCACTCAAACACCTGTACCCATCCCCCAACCGCCGAATTACGCCAAACCTCAACCACCGCCAGTGGCACCCCCGAAAGTGACAGATGCCTACAAGCATCAAGCCCAACAAGCGGGCATAATAGCTGCCCAGGAAATGCTTGGACCTTGGATCAACGCACCAACTGTACAGTTCATTCTTCCTCAGGCGTATCAGATGGCCCGTAAGGAGTGGGAAGTTGTTCGAAGAGTTCTGGAGTGCGACCCCAAAGCGCGTGACGATCTCCAGCATCTTGGTATTCTGCTAGAGAGGGAAACAAGCGAGAAGAATGGAGGAGCAGTTGCACCATGA
- a CDS encoding hypothetical protein (TransMembrane:6 (i29-50o70-93i105-126o176-195i207-224o230-250i)~BUSCO:36572at5125) — MAPTHNYGSSSGPISFLRRYWKTTHAPDYVGFLFLLAGWILTVLFVKPFHRMFFINDLQISYPFAVHERVPVFMNFVYALFIPLAVLIAFNIVTRAPAAKHEVTYLSFLISIVLTSFITDIIKNAVGRPRPDLLDRCQPAVGTKANTLVTIDVCTREDGHILQEGWRSFPSGHSSFSFAGLGFLSLFLAGQLHVFRYSAGGRDLSRALVCLIPLIGAGLVAISRCEDYRHDVYDVCVGSALGMSIAYWSYRRHWPRLSSQKCDEPYPRPGVDTQPGWQRITDDEEAARGTDA; from the exons ATGGCACCGACTCATAACTATGGCTCATCTAGCGGGCCGATTTCCTTCTTACGAAGGTACTGGAAG ACAACTCATGCGCCTGATTACGTCGGCTTCCTCTTTCTCCTAGCTGGTTGGATCCTG ACGGTGCTTTTTGTCAAACCATTCCATCGCATGTTCTTCATCAACGATCTTCAAATCTCGTACCCGTTTGCAGTTCATGAGCGTGTTCCTGTCT TCATGAACTTTGTGTACGCCCTATTCATACCACTGGCAGTTCTTATTGCTTTCAACATAGTCACAAGAGCACCAGCTGCTAAGCATGAAGTCACCTACCTATCATTCCTTATCTCCATCGTACTGACATCCTTCATCACTGACATCATCAAGAATGCTGTTGGCCGGCCTCGCCCTGACTTGCTGGACCGTTGTCAGCCCGCAGTTGGGACAAAGGCCAATACTCTTGTGACCATCGACGTGTGCACGAGAGAAGACGGCCACATCCTCCAAGAGGGTTGGCGGTCATTCCCTTCTGGCCATTCTTCCTTTTCGTTTGCAGGATTGGGATTTCTCAGCCTTTTTCTCGCTGGCCAGCTCCACGTTTTCCGCTACTCAGCTGGCGGCCGTGACCTGAGCCGGGCTTTGGTCTGCCTCATACCACTCATCGGAGCTGGCCTGGTTGCTATCTCACGATGTGAGGATTACCGCCATGATGTTTACGATGTCTGCGTCGGTTCAGCTCTGGGTATGAGCATTGCATATTGGAGTTACAGACGCCACTGGCCCCGACTATCTAGCCAAAAGTGCGACGAGCCGTATCCGCGACCAGGAGTTGACACCCAGCCCGGCTGGCAACGCATcaccgatgatgaggaggcaGCAAGAGGGACAGAT GCATAG